A single genomic interval of Halalkalibaculum roseum harbors:
- a CDS encoding PilN domain-containing protein produces the protein MFGPKEFTGLVLEGDAIKMARVKVEANKLRLLKLDQFSLVEPIKEKSPTQGESVQETGSFEEEMDADSIFGFEDEEEDDNEDELADLDLDNLDDEEESEEDVMSLDMVEEADAGGAQSNEILLYNILNGIDNQNVNVGLNVPAGNTIFQIIRDTNFKDVKKKDLIEDLENKLQSIYGQAKSSDNYSYEVRDDGSLVLASVEEESALLKLVNRADDLYSGKLTVREVLPDEAALVGLVRANYNLQPDEITGIIQFSPKKCRVVFMTGNEIWQVSPIINEGTNSKSFLNTLFSKILFQLDTGEVPNLDRIILANNTIGDDAIDFLQNNFSDVIVTNFRFNEEKFDYEDVDESLANSFTTAISLAWAASEFEKKSFPNLSLLPSYVVERQKIFKLQWHGVILLALIFLAPITFNYFYQQKARQIENLSSELETINAQIAQIEPTVQATNEISNDLAQLREKLVLLDTLSNGSREWQAKLDILNEGMRPIENTWITSMTQAQSGTFVEGYSLYRNRIPRVVNIFADATLLNVTIEDIREQEVFRFSILVNEFAVDDSVYSLPKTDELKEILTGGNQ, from the coding sequence ATGTTCGGACCTAAAGAATTTACCGGTTTAGTTTTAGAAGGCGATGCCATCAAAATGGCAAGAGTCAAAGTTGAAGCTAATAAGCTTCGGTTGTTAAAATTGGACCAATTTTCATTAGTTGAACCCATAAAAGAGAAAAGTCCTACTCAGGGAGAATCTGTACAAGAAACAGGTTCTTTTGAAGAGGAAATGGATGCTGATTCTATTTTTGGGTTCGAAGATGAAGAAGAGGATGACAATGAGGATGAACTAGCTGATTTGGATCTGGACAACCTGGATGACGAAGAGGAGTCTGAAGAGGATGTGATGTCTCTTGATATGGTTGAGGAAGCTGATGCAGGTGGAGCCCAGTCCAATGAAATATTACTTTATAATATTTTAAACGGCATTGATAACCAAAATGTAAATGTAGGTTTAAATGTACCTGCCGGTAACACTATTTTCCAGATTATTCGTGACACTAATTTTAAAGATGTAAAGAAAAAAGATTTAATAGAAGATCTGGAAAACAAGCTCCAATCTATATATGGTCAGGCTAAGTCATCTGACAATTATTCTTATGAGGTAAGGGATGACGGTTCTTTGGTTCTTGCATCTGTTGAGGAAGAATCTGCATTATTGAAATTAGTTAACCGTGCTGATGATCTTTATTCCGGTAAGCTCACAGTAAGGGAAGTACTGCCTGATGAAGCGGCTTTGGTTGGATTGGTAAGGGCTAATTATAACCTCCAACCCGATGAAATTACCGGTATTATTCAGTTTAGTCCGAAAAAATGCCGCGTTGTTTTTATGACCGGTAATGAGATTTGGCAGGTTTCACCAATTATAAATGAAGGCACCAACAGTAAATCATTTTTAAATACACTCTTCAGTAAAATACTATTTCAATTAGATACCGGAGAAGTTCCGAATCTTGATAGAATCATCTTAGCCAATAATACTATCGGTGATGATGCTATAGATTTCCTTCAAAACAATTTTAGTGATGTAATTGTCACTAATTTCAGGTTTAATGAAGAGAAATTTGATTATGAAGATGTTGATGAGTCTCTTGCAAATTCATTTACAACGGCAATCAGTTTAGCTTGGGCTGCTTCAGAATTTGAGAAGAAAAGTTTTCCGAATCTTTCCTTATTACCATCTTATGTTGTTGAACGACAGAAGATATTTAAGTTACAATGGCATGGTGTGATTCTATTAGCACTCATATTTCTGGCACCTATCACCTTCAATTATTTTTATCAGCAAAAGGCTAGGCAAATTGAAAACCTCTCTTCTGAACTAGAAACTATTAATGCACAAATTGCACAAATAGAACCAACAGTTCAGGCTACTAACGAAATTAGTAATGATTTGGCTCAATTAAGGGAAAAACTAGTACTACTTGATACCCTTAGTAATGGCAGCAGAGAGTGGCAGGCTAAATTGGATATTTTAAACGAAGGCATGCGTCCTATTGAGAATACATGGATTACTTCTATGACCCAGGCACAGAGTGGTACTTTTGTAGAGGGTTATTCCCTGTATCGAAATCGTATACCAAGAGTAGTCAACATATTTGCTGATGCGACATTATTAAACGTAACCATAGAAGACATAAGAGAACAGGAAGTCTTCAGATTTTCAATTTTGGTTAATGAATTTGCCGTAGACGATTCCGTTTACTCATTACCCAAAACTGATGAGCTAAAAGAAATATTAACGGGCGGAAACCAATAA
- a CDS encoding Crp/Fnr family transcriptional regulator, translating into MINENQTENETTPEYIRRFLKEPPLLLKNFHYEDIMEFLNLGVEERYLQDDIIVNESEYVNSAFLICEGKVAIWKDNIQLAILSDGNFIGETFLFSKNNRMAKVVSEGDSLLLRFERYEALNFFRKKPEKLFNIFTRNIIEIQQKKISNMNVQLLQLKKRLLNDNGW; encoded by the coding sequence ATGATTAATGAAAATCAGACAGAAAACGAGACCACGCCGGAATATATACGGCGATTTTTAAAAGAGCCTCCGCTCTTGCTTAAAAATTTTCACTATGAAGACATCATGGAGTTTTTAAATCTTGGTGTTGAAGAGCGATATCTCCAGGATGACATCATTGTAAATGAATCCGAGTATGTAAATTCCGCTTTTCTTATATGTGAGGGGAAAGTTGCTATCTGGAAGGACAACATACAGTTAGCGATATTATCGGATGGAAATTTTATAGGTGAAACCTTTCTATTTAGTAAAAATAACCGGATGGCCAAAGTTGTATCTGAGGGAGACAGTTTATTGCTTCGTTTTGAGAGATATGAAGCACTTAATTTCTTTCGTAAAAAACCGGAAAAACTATTCAATATATTTACTAGGAATATAATAGAGATACAGCAGAAAAAAATAAGTAACATGAATGTACAGCTTCTGCAGCTAAAGAAGCGCCTTCTCAATGATAATGGATGGTAA
- a CDS encoding type IV pilus twitching motility protein PilT: MQAVQTNRITELIEPMANRLSSTNKGIELHREIGEIIEDQPKEVRLELKSILDGFLHEMYRNEASDIDLGGPGCDNQIWYRIHGDKSPVDDIEMNLLETDFLLHNILMPSQREHLFEDLNLDFSYSIDSAEDELDKRFRADLYFDLEHLALNMRKIDNTIRPFKTLALHPEVAKALSLKYYKYGLTLVTGITGSGKSSTLDTVIDANNRTVDSHIVIIASPVELIHKPIRSVIRHREVGRDVTSFKNGAVQALRQDPDVIVIGELRDPETIMTALEITDSGHKTFGTLHTSSAMESIERILGEVPPNEQNRVRTRLADVLTCVISQKLIPSLDGKRVLAKEVLLVTSAVKAAIRNNNVGEIYQMLMEGGEKGMNTMEQDLKRLYDEGKISREEAINNANNKKRLMQLITDVDL; the protein is encoded by the coding sequence ATGCAGGCTGTACAAACAAATAGAATTACTGAACTCATAGAACCTATGGCCAACCGGCTAAGTTCTACAAATAAGGGAATTGAGTTACATAGGGAGATCGGTGAAATTATTGAAGACCAACCTAAAGAAGTACGCCTGGAACTTAAATCCATTCTTGATGGATTTCTTCACGAGATGTATCGAAACGAAGCCTCCGATATTGATTTGGGTGGGCCAGGTTGCGACAATCAGATTTGGTATCGTATTCATGGCGATAAGTCGCCGGTTGATGATATTGAAATGAATTTGCTTGAAACAGATTTCCTCCTGCATAATATCTTAATGCCAAGTCAACGGGAGCATCTTTTCGAGGATCTCAATCTTGACTTTTCTTACAGCATAGACTCAGCCGAAGACGAATTAGATAAAAGATTTCGGGCTGACCTTTATTTCGATCTTGAACATCTTGCCCTCAACATGAGGAAGATCGATAATACTATCCGACCATTTAAAACATTGGCGCTCCATCCTGAAGTTGCTAAAGCATTAAGCCTTAAATATTACAAATACGGACTTACTTTAGTAACAGGAATTACGGGATCAGGTAAATCTTCTACATTGGATACTGTTATTGATGCCAATAACCGAACTGTTGATTCTCACATAGTGATTATTGCCTCACCAGTTGAATTGATTCATAAACCCATACGATCAGTCATCAGACATAGGGAAGTAGGAAGGGATGTAACCTCATTTAAAAACGGTGCTGTGCAGGCATTGCGTCAGGATCCCGACGTTATCGTTATTGGTGAGCTTCGTGATCCTGAAACTATAATGACTGCACTCGAAATAACTGACTCAGGTCACAAAACCTTTGGTACACTCCATACCTCTTCAGCCATGGAGAGTATTGAACGTATTCTGGGTGAGGTACCACCAAATGAACAAAATCGAGTTCGTACCCGACTTGCAGATGTTTTAACTTGTGTTATTAGTCAAAAACTGATTCCCAGTCTCGATGGTAAAAGGGTTTTGGCCAAAGAGGTTCTTTTAGTAACAAGTGCCGTGAAAGCAGCTATTCGTAATAACAATGTTGGCGAGATCTATCAGATGCTAATGGAAGGTGGAGAGAAGGGAATGAACACTATGGAGCAAGATCTCAAAAGACTTTATGATGAAGGGAAAATTTCCCGTGAAGAGGCGATTAACAACGCAAATAATAAGAAGCGATTGATGCAACTTATTACAGACGTTGACCTTTGA
- a CDS encoding GspE/PulE family protein, with translation MGKVNTRRHIGDILVNRDIISAGELQTALAILREEPESTNRRLGQILYQDLGLDRHKIMKEIASIYAFDEVLVNVDKVDQGIIDEIKNNIDDLPHEAVDSLVHQKAIPFRSNGNSLTIAAADPSDPTLTNIISGLNFKHYELVYCKYDLVEQILTQVYEQKNEFLDLLDEIDYEDPDFEETDEKIDEDEIDAEINQSMLNSLVEGMLVEAVRQGVSDVHIVPSGPTTTDIRFRIDGKLDLWYQQQNVKPEAISAVVKDKTRNVDRFERDASQDGFIQRQVDNHSIRYRVSIMPMVGKQFDRKFESIVIRVLDDRKVITDLNVLGLQEKAKADFVKAIEKPSGIVIITGPTGSGKSTTLVAALYYVIDPSVNVLTVEEPVEYLIEGARQLKLSHHMTFDQAMRGILRHDPDIVLVGEIRDLKTAEIAIKLANTGHLTFSTLHTNDAPSAVSRLYKMGVEPFLIANAVNIIMAQRLVRSLCKNCKEEYEPHPEVAKGIGFTEEEIQETTFYKAVGCDKCTNGYKGRTAIMEALYFDKEIRKMILESGSEIDEARIKEHAISQGMLSLRASGRERIKNGTTTIEEIVAITIED, from the coding sequence ATGGGTAAAGTAAATACGAGAAGGCATATAGGAGATATACTGGTAAATCGGGATATTATATCCGCCGGTGAACTTCAGACGGCCTTGGCAATATTGCGGGAAGAACCGGAATCTACCAATCGAAGACTCGGTCAGATACTTTACCAGGATCTCGGACTTGATCGCCATAAGATTATGAAAGAGATAGCCAGTATCTATGCCTTCGATGAGGTACTGGTTAATGTCGACAAGGTAGACCAAGGCATCATCGATGAAATAAAAAATAACATTGATGATTTGCCACACGAAGCTGTGGATAGCCTTGTACATCAAAAGGCCATTCCTTTTCGCTCCAACGGCAACTCCTTGACGATTGCTGCTGCCGATCCATCCGATCCCACGTTAACCAATATCATATCCGGTCTCAATTTCAAACACTACGAGCTCGTTTACTGTAAATATGACTTGGTTGAACAAATTCTTACCCAGGTTTACGAGCAAAAGAATGAGTTTTTGGATCTCTTAGATGAAATAGATTACGAGGATCCTGATTTTGAAGAGACCGACGAAAAGATTGACGAAGACGAGATTGATGCAGAAATCAATCAGAGCATGCTTAATTCACTCGTTGAGGGTATGCTCGTTGAAGCCGTCAGGCAGGGTGTAAGTGACGTTCATATAGTTCCAAGTGGGCCAACCACAACGGATATCAGATTTCGTATTGACGGTAAATTAGATTTGTGGTACCAACAGCAGAATGTAAAGCCTGAAGCTATATCGGCCGTTGTAAAAGATAAAACTCGAAATGTAGATCGTTTTGAAAGGGATGCATCTCAGGATGGGTTTATTCAACGCCAGGTTGATAACCACAGTATCCGCTATCGTGTATCTATTATGCCAATGGTCGGAAAACAATTCGATCGAAAATTTGAGTCTATTGTAATTAGGGTCCTTGATGACCGAAAAGTAATTACAGATCTTAATGTGCTCGGTCTTCAAGAGAAAGCGAAAGCAGACTTTGTTAAAGCTATTGAAAAGCCATCGGGTATTGTAATTATTACCGGGCCTACTGGTAGTGGTAAGTCTACTACACTTGTTGCTGCTCTATACTATGTGATTGATCCATCAGTTAATGTCCTAACGGTTGAGGAACCTGTTGAATATCTCATTGAAGGAGCCAGACAGCTTAAGCTTAGTCATCATATGACTTTTGACCAAGCTATGCGAGGTATTTTGCGTCATGACCCCGATATTGTACTTGTAGGTGAGATCCGAGACCTTAAAACTGCTGAAATTGCTATAAAGCTAGCTAATACCGGTCACTTGACCTTCTCAACCCTTCATACCAACGATGCTCCCAGTGCTGTATCTCGACTCTATAAAATGGGTGTTGAGCCATTCCTAATTGCAAACGCCGTAAATATTATTATGGCACAGCGATTGGTCCGAAGTTTATGCAAGAACTGTAAGGAAGAATATGAGCCGCATCCGGAAGTGGCGAAAGGAATTGGCTTCACTGAAGAAGAGATCCAGGAGACAACCTTTTATAAGGCGGTTGGTTGTGATAAGTGCACAAACGGTTATAAAGGGCGAACTGCGATTATGGAGGCTCTTTACTTTGATAAAGAAATCCGGAAAATGATACTTGAATCCGGAAGTGAAATTGATGAAGCACGAATTAAAGAGCATGCCATCAGCCAAGGCATGTTAAGCTTGCGTGCATCGGGGCGTGAACGTATAAAAAATGGTACTACAACCATAGAAGAGATTGTTGCCATTACTATTGAAGACTAA